From the genome of Mycetocola spongiae, one region includes:
- a CDS encoding SURF1 family cytochrome oxidase biogenesis protein: protein MTSSTPQNIDDRSGRPKKPKLRDIELNPADPTLGSVMKRPRWIGMLVLALAVAAAFAWLGQWQLARAVAADPTLGAPTEIVRTPAELGDLMVPGAPLPDIAVAQKVRVSGHFDPGNAVVVGNRLHGDDLGYWVTGRFITDEPDHPVIAVARGWAPDLATARAAAESLNSFPEPPGELEGRLIPSQGPSTPDMKAEDPFLLVDMSVAQLINVWETDADSPVYLAYMVSFDTPSMLEPIDAPRPESGIEINWLNIFYAIEWAVFAGFAVFLWYRLARDAWEKEVDTNAASRGEPSPFE, encoded by the coding sequence ATGACTTCCAGCACACCGCAAAACATCGACGACCGATCCGGGCGTCCCAAGAAGCCCAAGCTGCGCGATATCGAGCTCAATCCGGCCGACCCCACGCTGGGCTCCGTGATGAAACGCCCGCGCTGGATCGGAATGCTTGTGCTGGCCCTCGCGGTGGCCGCCGCATTCGCCTGGCTTGGCCAGTGGCAGCTCGCCCGCGCCGTGGCGGCCGACCCCACGCTGGGTGCCCCCACCGAGATCGTGCGCACCCCCGCGGAGCTCGGCGACCTCATGGTTCCCGGCGCGCCCCTGCCCGATATTGCCGTGGCACAGAAGGTGCGCGTGAGTGGACATTTTGATCCGGGCAACGCCGTGGTGGTTGGCAATCGCCTGCACGGCGATGACCTCGGCTACTGGGTCACCGGACGTTTTATCACCGATGAGCCCGATCACCCCGTGATCGCCGTGGCCCGCGGCTGGGCCCCGGATCTGGCCACGGCCCGCGCGGCCGCGGAATCCCTGAACTCCTTCCCCGAGCCGCCCGGAGAATTGGAGGGTCGGCTGATCCCCAGCCAGGGCCCGTCCACGCCCGATATGAAGGCCGAGGACCCGTTCCTGCTCGTGGATATGTCGGTCGCGCAGCTCATTAACGTCTGGGAGACCGACGCGGACTCCCCGGTATATCTCGCCTATATGGTGAGCTTTGATACCCCCTCCATGCTCGAGCCGATCGACGCCCCGCGCCCCGAATCGGGCATCGAGATCAACTGGCTGAATATCTTCTACGCCATCGAGTGGGCAGTCTTTGCCGGGTTCGCGGTATTCCTCTGGTATCGCCTCGCGCGCGATGCCTGGGAGAAGGAAGTGGATACCAATGCCGCCTCGCGCGGGGAGCCCTCGCCCTTTGAATAG
- the guaA gene encoding glutamine-hydrolyzing GMP synthase has protein sequence MSEQTLENRPVLVVDFGAQYAQLIARRVREAGVFSEIVAHSITAAEVAAKNPLGLVLSGGPSSVYEEGAPGFDPAIFDLGIPTLGICYGFQVMATALGGTVSNTGQREYGSTQTAIVGDGGVLLADQPAAQTTWMSHGDSVSQAPEGFTVLASTASTPVAAFANPERGLYGVQWHPEVKHSAHGQHVLENFLHRAAGIPADWNSGNVIAEQVEKIRAQVGTGKVLCGLSGGVDSAVAAALVHKAVGDQLVCVFVDHGLLRQDERRQVEEDYVTATGVRLVTIDAREEFESALAGVTDPETKRKIIGREFIRSFEKAQADLIEEAKATDGDPIRFLVQGTLYPDVVESGGGSGTANIKSHHNVGGLPEDLKFELVEPLRALFKDEVRAIGRELGLPEIIVGRQPFPGPGLGIRIVGEVTRERLDLLRKADAIVRAELTAAGLDDEIWQCPVVLLADVRSVGVQGDGRTYGHPIVLRPVSSEDAMTADWTRVPYEVLALISNRITNEVDGVNRVVLDVTSKPPGTIEWE, from the coding sequence ATTAGCGAGCAGACCCTGGAGAACCGACCGGTTCTTGTCGTAGATTTTGGTGCGCAGTATGCGCAGCTGATCGCCCGCCGAGTGCGCGAAGCCGGAGTGTTCTCCGAGATCGTCGCACACTCGATCACCGCCGCGGAGGTGGCCGCGAAGAACCCCCTCGGGCTGGTTCTCTCCGGTGGCCCGTCCAGCGTGTATGAGGAGGGTGCGCCCGGGTTTGACCCGGCCATCTTTGACCTCGGTATTCCGACCCTCGGAATTTGTTATGGCTTCCAGGTCATGGCCACGGCCCTCGGCGGCACGGTATCCAATACCGGGCAGCGCGAATACGGTTCCACGCAGACGGCCATCGTCGGCGACGGCGGCGTCCTGCTGGCCGATCAGCCGGCCGCCCAGACCACCTGGATGAGCCACGGCGATTCGGTATCGCAGGCCCCCGAGGGCTTCACGGTCCTCGCCTCCACCGCGTCCACCCCCGTGGCCGCCTTTGCCAACCCCGAGCGTGGCCTCTACGGGGTGCAGTGGCACCCCGAGGTTAAGCACTCGGCGCACGGCCAGCACGTGCTGGAAAACTTCCTGCACCGCGCCGCCGGCATCCCCGCCGATTGGAACTCGGGCAATGTCATTGCCGAGCAGGTGGAGAAGATCCGCGCCCAGGTGGGTACCGGCAAGGTGCTGTGTGGCCTGTCCGGCGGAGTGGACTCCGCCGTGGCCGCCGCGCTGGTGCATAAGGCCGTGGGCGATCAGCTGGTCTGTGTATTTGTGGACCACGGTCTGCTGCGCCAGGACGAGCGTCGCCAGGTGGAGGAGGACTACGTCACCGCCACCGGTGTGCGCCTGGTCACGATCGACGCCCGCGAGGAGTTTGAATCGGCACTGGCCGGGGTCACCGACCCCGAGACCAAGCGCAAGATCATCGGCCGCGAGTTCATCCGCTCCTTCGAAAAGGCCCAGGCCGACCTGATCGAGGAGGCCAAGGCCACCGATGGTGACCCCATCCGTTTCCTCGTCCAGGGCACCCTGTACCCGGATGTTGTGGAGTCCGGCGGGGGCTCCGGCACCGCCAATATTAAGAGTCACCACAACGTGGGTGGGCTGCCCGAGGACCTCAAATTTGAGCTCGTGGAGCCGCTGCGCGCGCTGTTTAAAGACGAGGTACGGGCCATCGGCCGCGAGCTCGGCCTGCCCGAGATCATCGTGGGCCGCCAGCCCTTCCCCGGCCCCGGCCTGGGAATCCGCATCGTCGGCGAGGTCACGCGCGAGCGCCTCGACCTGCTGCGCAAGGCCGATGCCATCGTGCGCGCCGAGCTGACCGCCGCGGGCCTGGACGACGAGATCTGGCAGTGCCCCGTTGTGCTGCTGGCCGATGTGCGCTCGGTGGGCGTGCAGGGCGATGGCCGCACCTATGGTCACCCGATCGTGCTGCGTCCCGTGAGCTCCGAGGATGCCATGACCGCCGACTGGACCCGCGTGCCCTATGAGGTGCTCGCGCTGATCTCCAACCGCATCACCAATGAGGTGGACGGCGTGAACCGCGTGGTTCTGGACGTCACGAGCAAGCCGCCGGGAACGATCGAGTGGGAGTAA
- a CDS encoding sugar phosphate isomerase/epimerase family protein, with protein sequence MSATHPVTLFTGQWADLPLEEVARLAASWGYDGLEIAASGDHLDLKRAEEEPGYLDSRIEILKRHGLAVHAISNHLTGQAVCDDPIDFRHRAIVRPYTWGDGEAEGVRERAAEDMKRAARVARALGADTVVGFTGSKIWPYVAQFPPVPESVIEDGYADFARRWNPILDVFDAEGVRFAHEVHPSEIAYDYWTSVRTLEAIDHRPAFGFNWDPSHMMWQNIDPVGFISDFADRIYHVDCKDTRLRPANGRSGVLGSHLPWGNPRRAWDFVSTGHGDVPWEDSFRALRSIGYAGPISIEWEDAGMDRLVGAPAAVEFVRSLLWKTPESSFDSAFSNQD encoded by the coding sequence ATGAGCGCAACCCACCCCGTCACCCTGTTCACCGGGCAGTGGGCCGATCTGCCCCTCGAGGAGGTGGCCCGCCTGGCCGCCTCCTGGGGCTATGACGGCCTGGAGATTGCCGCCTCCGGCGATCACCTCGACCTGAAGCGCGCCGAGGAGGAGCCCGGCTATCTGGACTCCCGGATCGAGATCCTGAAGCGGCACGGGCTCGCGGTGCACGCGATCTCCAATCACCTCACCGGTCAGGCCGTCTGTGATGACCCGATCGATTTCCGGCACCGGGCCATCGTGCGGCCCTATACGTGGGGCGATGGCGAGGCCGAGGGTGTGCGCGAGCGCGCCGCCGAGGATATGAAGCGTGCGGCGCGGGTGGCCCGCGCCCTGGGGGCCGATACCGTGGTGGGATTCACCGGCTCCAAGATCTGGCCCTATGTGGCGCAGTTTCCGCCGGTTCCGGAATCGGTGATCGAGGACGGCTATGCCGATTTTGCGCGGCGCTGGAATCCGATCCTCGACGTCTTTGATGCCGAGGGTGTGCGCTTCGCCCACGAGGTGCACCCGAGCGAAATCGCCTATGACTATTGGACCAGCGTGCGCACGCTGGAGGCGATTGATCACCGTCCCGCATTTGGTTTTAACTGGGATCCCTCGCATATGATGTGGCAAAATATCGACCCGGTGGGCTTCATCTCCGATTTTGCGGACCGCATCTATCACGTGGACTGCAAGGACACCCGCCTGCGCCCGGCCAATGGCCGCTCGGGTGTGCTCGGCTCGCATCTGCCCTGGGGCAATCCGCGCCGCGCCTGGGACTTTGTATCCACCGGCCACGGCGATGTGCCCTGGGAGGACTCGTTCCGCGCGCTGCGCTCTATCGGCTATGCGGGCCCGATCTCGATCGAGTGGGAGGACGCCGGCATGGACCGCCTCGTGGGTGCCCCCGCGGCCGTGGAATTTGTGCGCTCGCTGCTGTGGAAGACCCCGGAATCCTCGTTTGACTCCGCCTTCTCCAATCAGGACTAG
- a CDS encoding DUF3817 domain-containing protein, with protein sequence MPLEPRERDIPRIPGALRFYMIASVITGVLLLALCAEMLIKYYWGYELEMGGAFGFLAFVPEGTILAVNISMAILIVHGWFYVVYLFSGFRVWNMMRWGLPTLLLIALGGIIPFLSFFLEGRIARRVNTYLSGREDAATADPNAQNIEVESSH encoded by the coding sequence ATGCCCCTCGAGCCTCGCGAACGCGATATTCCCCGGATTCCCGGAGCACTCCGTTTTTATATGATCGCCTCGGTGATCACCGGTGTGCTTCTCCTTGCCCTATGTGCGGAAATGCTGATCAAGTATTACTGGGGCTATGAGCTGGAGATGGGCGGGGCCTTTGGGTTCCTGGCCTTTGTGCCCGAGGGCACCATCCTGGCCGTGAATATCTCGATGGCCATCCTGATCGTGCACGGCTGGTTCTATGTGGTGTATCTATTCTCCGGTTTCCGGGTCTGGAACATGATGCGCTGGGGCCTGCCCACGCTGCTGCTGATCGCCCTCGGTGGCATCATCCCGTTCCTGTCGTTTTTCCTGGAGGGCCGCATCGCCCGCCGGGTCAACACCTATCTTTCCGGCCGCGAAGACGCCGCCACCGCAGATCCCAACGCTCAAAATATAGAAGTGGAGTCCTCCCATTAG